The DNA window TGAGATTCAAAGATATTGTCTATATATTGCTGAAACTGAGAGAGGACTTGGTTTCAAGTGATTTGTATAGGAGGAGTTGGTGGCATGTTTCCATTTTCAAATACAACACATTTTATAAACTGAGACAGAATAAACTCAAACCACTTGTAATAATATTATAGCGTTACATTTGAATATAGTTGTATTTTACTAGTCAATAACCCACTCATTATAgtatatagtattttttttattttttaccttGGCATGTTGCTAATAGAGTTACTTTATTTTTGAGCATACTAATTTGCTAAATAGGAACTTTTTTTTGCTCTGCATTAAGAAAAAGGTGTAAACCCTTATCTATGATTGTCAAAAAGAGTCTTCTATAATCCTATTGAatctaaaaattatcaaaataagggCTTCAAGTTTTGTTGATTCGAATGAATGTCGAAAGATAGAAAGAAAGCAGAGTTACATCTCGAATTCAATTAATCAAAACCCGCCTCTAATGGCTagaaaatttacaatttatattGAAGTTCTAAAGCatacaaaaccctaatttacttgctgaaataaaataaacactaaataagaaaataatgaaatacaAAGACTAAATTAGtgctacaaaaaataaaaagtcacATTTCAAAAACGTAAACGATTTGGccaaaagacaaaataaattatgagcAATGCtaatgtgtaatttttttttatcaaatgtaCAATCTAATtacatttacatttttttttttatgaaaattacatTTACAGTTAGTTAGTGGTCAGTAGTTATAAGTAGTTAGCTTTTTCCAAGTTTTTTAAACTGGTCTTAAACAATCGGCCctattaaaactaaaaactgAGATTTATGAAATATTAGGAATACATTGGAGATCCTTAACCACCTGAACTGGAATTCACCGCTAATGTGTGATGTGTAACTCCTCATACAGTCGActctctaatagttaatattcaataaattaataattttaataattaataaaaaattgagagaaccaacttcgttccacgttggataattaataattttattatttaataattaataaaatttaaaatatattgtatatgtatattaattattagagagattttttaaagaaatatataacaatttgagacaatactaaccttaatttataaaatggaagctaaaataccatcaaattatgactttcttatttttttgagagattttaaaaaaaagttattagataaacaagtcaaagtaagtaaaatatctctagtataaaaaatattaaaaattattttactttatgaatacaacttcttaataattattttttgatttgatattttttaaattgaatataaaattatttttttaaaattgagtgattgtaaaatatatttagttagttttttataatataatattaatattaggtctattaattAATGTAGAtactttaaaatatcttttatatattttataaattttttatataaatttaataaattaataattttaataattaataaatttttgatccatcatatgtattaattatcagagagTTTACTGTAGTTACAAAACTGCTactacttattttattttattttcattttttcaaatattcaTAAGCCATGCTATCCACATTACTACTTCCTTAATGCGGCTCAcgtttaaattcattttaattatttaatggtTTTTGTATAATACCTTCCTTATAATCACTTTCTTCATGAATCTGGCAATATATTGGACACATTAGATGGTTTTTCTATTACAAGTTACAAAATgtgaattctttttaatataGAACTATCCAACTGGAATAATACATTCCTATCATTACACCATATATGCGCCCAATTATTTTTGAGaaattatctaatttttgaGTGAGAGATATTTTTTCATAAACCAACCCAATTGACTTAAAtagttttgaaattatttttaatagtatgGTCTGTCAATTTTACAAagcataataattattttcaagaAATAAAAAGATATGAAGAGTCTGATTAATACAAATAAGATACAGTTTagtattttaagttatttttatgatattaattagTCCatatttggaagaaaaaaaagttatacataatttataataataataatagttataatattttaataataatatacaaATTCATAAAATCAAAAGGATGATTTGtcaaaaatttatgatttttttattatgggctaatttatcataaaaataagcTAAGAGgctaaaaaagttatttttttatttaaattcctcatttttttttaatttacagcttagatataatttttaaaatttataaaattgacggaccatactattaaaaatatttttgtcaatttCGTCATAGAAACGAGTGAGGCAGGTGACAAGTAGATTTCTTCTAAGCTGGCCCAGCCATAAGGGGGACGTCTGATCCTTTAGATGCCGCAAGGCTGGAAACCTCCCTCTTTTGCTTCTCGGCATTTCGGTTTCAAATTGCCCGTCTTTAGTAATACTATCAGGCTAACGTGAAGTTgtgtataatttataaaattatttttccactttataattatgttaacattttcatttaaaaaaatctaatgaTCATTTAAATTCATATCTTTGTGTTTATTTTCATTTACAgctaaacttttctttttttttttaataattttatcccAAAGTTTCGGGTTTTGGTGCAATTGTGTCTCAATTTATATTAAGCTGTCAAGGATATCTGCAGCAGGAAGATTTGTAAGTGTTGAATCATGAAAACGACCGAGTTGAGTTTAGGTAGGTAGATATACATTTTGCACTCATACTAGTTTTGCACatcaaatgaaatttttaatataataataacacaTAGTCTCCTTCATCAAGATCACATTTTCTAGTGAAGGtatacatatttttatcaatacaCTAACATCAATCTCTAACGCGGTTTTATACATCTTTATATATCTATGCAAACCCTAATTCCCATCATCTAATTATTTTCCAAAACAATGGCTTCAAATTTATCCATCTTAACCATCATCTTCATCCTCtacttctcttcttcttcttcttccatgGCAAACTTACTGCCGCCAATCTTCAACACACCAGAAACCCTATGCACTTCAACTCCAAATCCACTCTTCTGCAAATCCTTTTTACCATATAACAAACCCGGCACCATTCATGACTACGCCAAAATTTCCATTTCTTTATCTCTAACAAATTCAATCAACTTTCTTTCACTTGTTCAGAGCTCCTTAACCCTAattccttcttcttcttatcaATCCGCCGTTTACGCTCTCGAAGATTGCCAATTCTTAGCTCAACTCAACATCGACTCATTGTCATACGCACTCGACACTATAAACTCGAGTAATGATAATAACTTGCAACTCAAGTTATCTACTGATCTATTAACATTTCTCAGTGCTACTTTGACTAATCAAGAAACATGTCTTGAAGGGCTTAAATCAACATCAACAGCTCCGGAAAATGTCTTGAATGGTCTGTTAGGTCATCTTCTTGATGGAAAAAATTATTTCAGTACTTCTTTAGCTCTTTTTAACCAGGGTTGGATTCCTAAATTACTGCAAGGTAAACTTCCAACAGAGGGTTTAGTGAGAAGTTTGCCTTTTGGGAGAAAATTACTTCAAGAATTTACAAATGGTGTCTTTGTGAGAACTACGGTGGTGGTGAATCCGTACGGTGGTGGAGATTTTAATACTATTAGCGACGCGGTGGCTGCTGCGCCTAATAATACGgttattagcgacggatattatGTAATTTATGTGGTTGCTGGGGTTTATAATGAGTATGTTGTGATtgataagaaaaagaaatttttGATGATGATTGGAGATGGTATTAACCAAACTATAATAACTGGCAATAAGAATTTTGTCGACGGTTGGACCACATTTAATTCTGCCACATTTGGTAAGTCTAATTAACTTTTATCATATCTCCTATGTCTAATCTGAACATTAATTAACCTCACAGTTTTATATCCTAGATAAGTTTAGAATTACCGGCTTGTTGCATGGTTGTACATCTTTGTCTCATCTACGTATAGCTATATTTTAGTAACTGTTTTATAATTTGGTAACCGCTACATAAAAAAGTTAcagtataattttgtttttggagAAATTCATAATTGCTTTTCTATGTATACATGCAGTTGCGGTAGGGCAAGGTTTTGTAGCAGTGAACATAACAATTCAGAACACATCAGGACCAGAAAAACACCAAGCAGTAGCACTCAGAAACGGCGCTGATCTATCAGCATTCTACAAATGCAGCTTCGAAGGCTATCAAGACACTCTATACACTCATTCTCTACGCCAATTCTACCGAGACTGCGAAATTTACGGCACCATAGATTTCATATTCGGCAACGCAGCAGTTGTTCTACAGAACTGCATAATTATTTCAAGATTACCAATGAGTAATCAGTTCAATACCATCACAGCACAAGGCCGAATCGACCCGAACCAAAACACGGGCACTTCGATTCAGAATTGCACTATAATTGCAGCTCAAGATTTGGCGTCAAGCAATATAAAAACTTACTTAGGACGGCCATGGAAGGAGTATTCAAGAACGGTTGTTATGCAATCTTTTATTGATGGCTTAATTGATCCTACTGGTTGGGCTCCATGGTCTGGTGATTTTGCTCTTGCTACGCTTTATTATGCTGAGTTTGATAATTATGGGCCGGGGTCGGATGTTAGTATGAGAGTTGACTGGCCTGGTTATGATCGGAGTATTACTGCTGCCGGTGCGGTTAACTACACTGTATGGGAATTTATACAGGGAGATGGGTGGCTGCCGGCGACTGGAGTGCCATACTTTGGAAGTCTTTAAATTGTTATGCACGATCTGCATTACCGGTGGCTGCCGGCAGagtaatttctttaaaaaaattctgtTTATTTTGAGTGGCATCCCATTATTCCTCAATTGTTGTGAGGAAACATGAGATATTGTTGTTGATTAAGTCAGagaatgaaattaattattgCATTTGCATAGAAGTAAAAGGCATGCACGTTTGAGACAATACTAGAAAAGAAAGATTTTGTACTAATTAATACCCCACCTCACTTCCCAAATTGATAgcattttaatataaatatatattttataaagacTAGTTTTTTTGGCCACGTGCTACACACGTTAATAAtatctatatgacccgttatttattattataattatatattttttaatatatattattatttaaattttattagacttgtgtttttttatttatttttgtttaattattttataaaattttaattttttttattggaaatgtTAAGTTAGAATTAAacaatagatttaatttttgatattgttgttattaaaaaatgataatatgattaaagcaaatttatattatttttcatagtaaataactaataaatatataaaaatatcaaagttttaacacaaatattataatatgattatttaatattaatgaaactcgCCATATTCTTTTAGGATTAAgaatttaacacataataatagttgttgcacaattccttttaggttaggaatttaatacataatggtAGTTAttgcgataattatttttaatatgtttcctttatggattaggaatgtcatctttttatttgttaaacacaaatattcttatatgtcaCAATTAGAAATatcaacttggataaaatatgtAGAGGGTAATTTTGTCCGTGAATGAAAGTGTTCCCCCCGCGAATACgcttttatatttgttactagtttttttggccacgtgctacgcacgttaacgatatttatatgatctgttatttaatattataattgtatattttttaataatatattattatttaaattttattagacatgtgtttttttatttatttttgcttaattattctataaaattttaatttattttattgaaaatgttaaaaagttagaattaagcaataaatttaatttttgatattgttattATTACAAAATGTTAATATGATTGaagcaaatttatattatttttcatagtaaataactgatggataccgaatcctactgaaagtataatggagccgagttgcaggagatccactctcaggcgacaccggact is part of the Mercurialis annua linkage group LG3, ddMerAnnu1.2, whole genome shotgun sequence genome and encodes:
- the LOC126674501 gene encoding probable pectinesterase/pectinesterase inhibitor 20, whose translation is MASNLSILTIIFILYFSSSSSSMANLLPPIFNTPETLCTSTPNPLFCKSFLPYNKPGTIHDYAKISISLSLTNSINFLSLVQSSLTLIPSSSYQSAVYALEDCQFLAQLNIDSLSYALDTINSSNDNNLQLKLSTDLLTFLSATLTNQETCLEGLKSTSTAPENVLNGLLGHLLDGKNYFSTSLALFNQGWIPKLLQGKLPTEGLVRSLPFGRKLLQEFTNGVFVRTTVVVNPYGGGDFNTISDAVAAAPNNTVISDGYYVIYVVAGVYNEYVVIDKKKKFLMMIGDGINQTIITGNKNFVDGWTTFNSATFVAVGQGFVAVNITIQNTSGPEKHQAVALRNGADLSAFYKCSFEGYQDTLYTHSLRQFYRDCEIYGTIDFIFGNAAVVLQNCIIISRLPMSNQFNTITAQGRIDPNQNTGTSIQNCTIIAAQDLASSNIKTYLGRPWKEYSRTVVMQSFIDGLIDPTGWAPWSGDFALATLYYAEFDNYGPGSDVSMRVDWPGYDRSITAAGAVNYTVWEFIQGDGWLPATGVPYFGSL